ggtTAGGTTACTGGGGCGGTGACATGCAGGTCACAACAGGAGAATGGGGGAAGAGCATAATTTCTGGTAAGACGTATCCTTGTAGCTGTTCTCACCACCGTTCAAGCAACtaccattcattcagaaatcccCAGACTTCAGTAGGTGGAGATCTCCAGTTTTCTGGTATTACGAGACTAACGTTgtctaaaatccttcatctggttaaaagatatagttaaaaatgaccaagaagtgtattgcaaaaaatgtttcttaaagctggataaaaagtcaattaaTGACAGCttctggcagacaaccacaacactgacaggTGACCAAATTAAACAgaccattaccttgattaaaattacggatttctctgggtttgaacattgttggaaacattaaataacaggtctagtcatttttagacattttaatgcagaaaagttacatattcTACCTTTTAATATATCAGTGGTGTGTGTTGGCCAAGTTGACTCGTTATGTTatgtaacaaacaaaagttGCATTCTTCATGACATTTCTCCAGTTTCCTTAATATACAACATTTCCTTCTTGTCCCCCTCAGGACCCTCTAGAAACAATACGAGCCAAGTGTGAGCAGACTGAACACTGTGTGCACCACAAGGAGCGTCTGGAGGCCTGTGAAGCCCGAGTTGGCTCCAGGTCCAACACTGAGGAGGACTGCACTGAAGAACTGTTTGACTTCCTGCATGCACGGGACcattgtgtaagtgtgtgtgtgtgtgtgtgtgtgtgtgtgtgtgtgtgtgtgatgcaagGACTCATTTTTGTGCTTCCTTTTGTCTCCAGATAAtaatcttgtcttttttttctctttatagGTAGCACACAAGCTGTTCCACAACGTGAAATGACCTGCCCACCCTGTTCCCACCACTTGCAGCTGTAGTATCTATTTAACTgcaaaaattgtaaaataattaGGACAATTCTGAAGTCTTATTGTTCTTCTGTGTATTAATGTAAATGAATTTTCTTGGGTTCATGGACTAAACATATACCACCTCTTTCCAGACAGGGTCTTAAGCAGTTTGTAAATTGTGAGTCACTGCTTGTATGGGTGATGGGTGCATCCAAGCTTTTAAAGGTTGTGCAAACAAAGGGTTCAGACTATCACTCATAATGGGATCAGTTTATATAACTACAACAAGTATGCTTCTCCACTAACACAGATTACCTCAGGTTTGGTCATAGACTTTTCATTTGaaccataaaataaagttttctttgGTTTCCAGTTTGTCTGAGTTGTatcatttttatctgtttgatTTTTCGATGGTGCAAGAAGTGACAGTTTATTCAGTGTACTTTACCAAGCTCCCAAAGCACAGAGggctgtgttttgttgtttctaaTGTGAGGAAAAAATTAGTGTAGGGTTGGATGATATGgacaaaattaaaatggcaTAATTCTGATAGTCATCAAAATCAAACTGCTAATCCTGTGTGTCTCATGAAGTCTTTTAGTGCTGCCACATTTAACTTGCATTTGTTGCACGTTAAAATCTAACTGTAGTATCTCCATCTTGTTTACCCTGATAATATGGGGAGATGAAAAACAAGCGATTGCACAGCCCTTTAAGGGACATGCAATATCAGAAGACTTGCAGCCCATTTCAGACAATGATTCACTGTTGATCATATTTCCTCACAGACCTTAAAACAAAAGACTCCAAATTAGAGATTTTTTGATCCATAGAGTATTGTATGCAAAGTCAACATCACACCAGGCACACtggcaaaaagacaaaagttcCTTCACATTGAATGGATGCTTCCAATAGATATTGGACATTGACATTACAGACAGGTTGCTTTaagtaattttttgtttttctaacaaTAAAAGTCTGCTTTCTTTTGGTGTACAGTGACTATGAATGGCAggaacagattttattttcttatccAGGGACTCAAACACAAACTATTTGAGTGCAACAAGtgaagttttttaaaataaaatgtttagtAAAGGCAGGGCCCACAGAGGGCTCATTGAAAAAAAGAATCAAGTACAAAAAGGTATAAGTTGACTAAAACTTTATTTGATTGCAACAGTCatgataataaattataaaaaaaacattataaaaaataagctttaaaaaataattacaatattGAACACATGGTGGCAGTCTGACTTCAGGTATTATGTTTAAAACAGTGACTGAGGTAGAAGGTTAAAGTAGATGTTTGTGGTTGCAGTTATACTTCAGAAGTCCAGATAGTCACCAAAggaataaaatgataataaaaacagacaatttgTTGTATAACAACACAGATGATGCAGCGCGATTCTCACCAGgagttttctttgtttctgctgccaacAAACGTATCCATGGAGGCCTGCAGAGAGCCGTAGAGACAGAGGAAGTCATTTAAAAGACCAAAGAGTTTCTGCACTCCCATATAATGTGATGCTACATCATTTAATATGGTGTTATGTCTTGACTGTGTCTGGGATTTTACAGTAATCCAGGAATTATGTGTATACATCTACAGTTAAGGTGAAAATGAGTTGGAATAAATTGAGTTAATGTaccaacaataacaaaaacatccaGAGgttataaaaataacatttggttGTAAGAGCTCTTAACTCACCTGCATGAGCAGCCTCTCCTTCCTCAGTTTCCTGTAGAAGAGGAGCACATCTGGGTCTGCCCGGACCACGCTGGGGTCAAAGTCCATGACCCTCAGACCCTCCAGAGTCCGAGCCCGAGACAAGGCCACATATGCCTGACCGCTCTCAAACACACGCGCCAGAGAGATTTCCACACAGTCCAATGTCATTccctaaaaataaaataaaataaaataaaataaataataacaacaacaacactggtTAAAAAAGTTCAGTATGATAAAAGAAATTTTACAATCCATTCATTGGCGTTTTGTAGTTCAAAAATAAAGCAGTCGGTAGTAGCAGTCAGATCATGCAACTGCTTTTATTGAGTCATTTTCTTGCAGAGGAGAAGTGCATCATTACTCAAAGCTTCAGATTTTAATGAACTTTCCTGCCAGATGAGTGATGACAGAATAGTTATTTCACAGTTCAAAGCTATCTCTGCAGTATCTCCACCCCCAATGTCTGTTACTCTCCGTCATTATAATTCTGTTACGTCCACTGATTTCCTCTGAAGGGATGCAGGTGTGGGATTTGCTTCTTATGtctctgctttgttttcactgGTGTAGATCAAACACTGGTGACACACTAGTCGTGACCCATGAACTCAATTACCCAGAGGGCCCCTTTTTGCTCTCTAACTAATTCAAGAGTCTGAGGTCAGGATATTGGAGTCTGCTGTGAGAGCTGAATGGGAGCTGCTGATGAGACAGCAGAGTGATTGGTGAAGAAACAGTTACAGCTTATTTACCGGAAGCAGAAATACTGGCTGAGTGTTCAGGGTGTCTGATGAGGGGCCACATTCACAAAGCATCCTCTAAGGTTAAAAGTAGCTCCTAACTAGCTGAGTTAGGAAGAACTTATAAGGGGTGTCAGTCCTTTTTTTGGTCCAAGACTAATTCAAAAAGCATTTTAGCGCTAAAAGTAGGTCCTAAGTGTAAGACAAGTTAGAGAAAATCCAGAGGACTCTAAAATAAAATTTGTAtttaatctgattttaaaaaaattaagttttttttttttaagttttagcctatatatttacattttcaatttgatttacttacattttaatttcaattaGGCTTAATTATATTTACTagatttaattaacattttaataatttatgatTAATTCAATAGAATTTTAATTTACCTagagttcatttttatttaatttaacaattcataatttaattaaatttaatgtactttaattaaactcatttaaattgacaatttttaaataaaaattcatttgaaatgaaagttcagttttatttaatttcattttttgtagATTTCACATTTCAATTTTCTTAAATTGATcaaatttgattaaaatcaattctttgtttAAATGGAATTAATGCataattgatttaattgattaaatgcCTAAATCTAATCAAATTCAGTAACAAGCACGTTATTGGCTCTGTGGGGCTGTACTTATactggtgctttgagctaaatgctaacatcatcATGCTAACAGTAACAATGCTACTATGCGGATATTAAGCAGGTAAAATATGtaccatgttcatcattttAAGATACTTACGCTGATGGGAATGTGATTGGTTTAGCAGgtcattttaattcaattcaactCATGATTTATTGGTCACAAAAGAATTAAAATCCCTGTTTCACTCAGTAAGCCTTACACAGGTCTGAACAACACTGTCAGACTGTGAAACcagtaaatgaaagaaaaagttaaaagtcTATTTGGGCATAAACCAAAGTTTTGGACGAATTCAAATGTGACCACATGATGgggctagatgaaaagttaaaggatgaTGAGAGTTGTTACAAATAATCCTGAGGGGAACACCAATTGTCTGTACATTCATGtcagagacatttcactcaaaaccacaaatgcaaACCTCATTTTGGCGCTGATGGAAAAGTCCAGGAATCACTATAGCCagtaagattcatcctctggggagcatgaaCATCTATTGTGCTGGtatactttttatttgaatacagtCTGTATTTCTGATACTACTCTTGTCCTCCTTTGCATGTTGACCTTAACCTCGGATGACAAATAATGTGGACTTAATTAAGCCTCCGGATGGCTCAGATACTGAAATCAAACCTGCAGATGTTTATCGCTGTCTGGAGGTGACTATAAATGCAGGAGAAAACGGGAAATAAATTAGTTTCTGGccaattaaatgaaaatagaCATTTATCAATTGAGTCATTCACTCAAgagaaaaatcataaaaaacactgGTGTCCCATGGCAACACTGAACAATGTCTTCTCTGCTAAGACAAAGCAAGGTCATCACAGAGATTTGGTGAGCATTTGTCTCTCTGATATTTGTGTGCGAGTTGTAGCCAATGCACTGTGTTATTGAGCCTTTGTTCACCTGGCTCTTGTGAATAGAGATGGCCCAGGCCAGTTTGAGTGGCAGCTGCTGTCGACTCAGGTGTATCCCGCCCCCAGACTTGAATACCCAGCGCTCTGGCTTCAGCACCTCTGTAACGCCGCACAGGAAACGCACATGTGGGAGTCCTGAGGAGATGGGAAATGGACGAGACGTTATTTATAtggtgactttgctgttgtacgacattactgttgctgctctagaaacaatatttagttttatttaaaatataaatcaattctaaCCCTGTTCtaaatttattcttttttaaaataataatttaaaaaaaacaaaaaaaaattctttagTAATGAAGAAGAACCGATAAGAGTATCGATAAGATAAAGACATGACTCAATGAACATGAAACCTGTCTGGAACAATTCTAACGTTAGTCTACCGCCAGTGTGCGCAAACACGGGCCTTGGTGTCGTGGGCTCTGCACACAACAGCACCATTGCTAGAAAAAAATCCTAGAGGGAAACGCTGCTGCTGAACAATGTTCATCTCCAAAAACACCCAAAGctcatcaaaagaaaaacagatgtcACAGCATTGGACACTGACAAGAGATCTCTGAGAAggataaagcaaaaaaaaaaaaaaacccaacacagacaaatgacaaaatagcTTAAATAATCCTAGCAAATGAGTGTATttgatgctctctctctctctagataAGTATAGAAGggtttgttttgagttttggtgtttttatgcagagttaaaatatgtttcatgaataaataaatgaggtaCTGACCATGTTTTCCAGACTCAAAAGCCACCAC
This sequence is a window from Thunnus albacares chromosome 12, fThuAlb1.1, whole genome shotgun sequence. Protein-coding genes within it:
- the LOC122994263 gene encoding cytochrome b-c1 complex subunit 6, mitochondrial-like translates to MVFERKMLTYDDPDDEEEDAPAEEEEEEEEEEEEEEEEDMVDPLETIRAKCEQTEHCVHHKERLEACEARVGSRSNTEEDCTEELFDFLHARDHCVAHKLFHNVK